The following is a genomic window from Acidobacteriota bacterium.
GCCCCAGGTTTCTGCGCCGGGTTCGCCGTCATCCGGTATGGTATTGAATCGCCAGACTTCGCTGCCGTCTTTCAAACGAAACGCGCCAATCCAGCCTTTGACGCCGAGTTCGCTGCCGGCAGGACCGATGATAATCAGGTCTTCATAAATCATTGGCGGCATGGTGAATCCGCCTTCGTTTTTGGTCATATCAACGATGGCTCTGTCCCACAGCAATTTTCCGGTGGCAATGTCGAGCGCAATCAAATAACCGTCATAAGTGCCGCGCACCACGTAGCCATCTTTGATTGCCACGCCGCGTTGCACGGGCCAACCGGGCTTGCCTTTGAGTCGCCAGTTGTACCGCCATTTGACTTGCCCGCTCGTCGCATCAATGGCAATCGTCGAATCGGCGGTGGTCAAAATCATCACCCCGCGATAGACCAGCGGGTTGGTGTGAAAGGTGTTGGTGTCGCCCGCCTGATACATAAACACCGGACGCAAAGAAGCGGCGTTTTGGCGGTTGATCTGTTTGAGGTCAACGAAGCGGGTTCCGGCATAATCGTGATTCGTCAGCAGCCAGTCGCTGGAATTCGTCGCGGCGGCATTTAATTCCTGTTGCGTAGGTCCCGTGAGGGTCGCCTGTGCATTGGCTGTCGCAGATTTGCCCGTATTGCTTGAAACAGTTTCAATCGCGTCGCCTTTGGCAGCGGTTTGCGGGCGAATGATGATTTTCTGCAAAGTAGCCGAATCGGTCGAAAGTTCGCGTTCACCCGAACGATAGCCATTGGCTTTCAAAATATAAGCGACCATATCGATGTATTCCTGATTGGTCATCGTTGCTGCTGCGCCATAAGGCATCTGGGTGCGGGTGATGTAATACAACTCATCGACACTATGTTTGCCCTGCCCCCATTTCGCCATGAAGCGCGCTCCGACAAGCGGCACCGATGAACCGCCTGTGAGGTTCGCGCCGTGACACGCGGCGCAGCGTTTGTCATAAAGCGCCTGCCCGCGCGCCGCCTGCGCGTTGGTGAAGACTCCCGCTTGTTGCGCGGTCACACTTCGTAAAGTAAAAGCGAGAATGGTCAACATAAAAATGGTTGACAGTTTCAGATGAGCATTGAAGCTGAAGAACAGGTTTTGAAATTTCATCGCTCGGTCTCCTTCAAACAAAATGGCAATTCCTCAATCAGTCTCTTTCAACAGACGTTCCATCGTGCGCTGCATTGCAGCAAGCGCGCGGGCGGCGTCGGGCTTGGCAATGAGGTTTTTCATTTCATAAGGGTCGGTTTTCAGGTCGTAGAGTTCATCCATCCCTTGCAGTTCGAGATAGTGAATGTATTTCCAGCGCGCGTTGCGCACGGCTTTATAGCCCATCTGTAAAACCCGCGGAAAGACCTTGTCGGAATAGTATTCGATTAGAAACGAATTGCGCCATGCCCTTTGCCTGCCCGCCAGCAGCGGCACAAGCGAACGTCCCTGCATCGTATTCGGCACAGCGACGCCAGCCAGTTCCAGCAAGCTTGGCGCGAGGTCAATGTTGAGCGCCAATTCGTCGCGCACCGTGCCAGCCCTGATCGCTTTCGGATAACGCACGAGCAGCGGCATGCGTATGGATTCTTCGTAAGCCAGCCGTCGTTCGACACTCAATCCGTGTTCGCCGTAAAAATAGCCGTTGTCGCTGGTGAAAACAATCACCGTGTTATCGAGTTGTCCGGTCTCCTGCAAGGCTTTGAGGATTTCCCCGACGCCCTCGTCAATCGCCGCAAGCGTGCGCGCCCGTCCAAGAATAGCTTCGTCGCCGGTGACGGTGGCAACTCCAAGTGATGGCAGATTGCCGATGGGTCTTTGCAGCGCGGGTTTATCCGTCGGCGCGCGACCATAATTTGGTCTATGCGGAATCGCTTTGCCCGTATACAAATTTTTGTGCCGCTCGGCGGGAATAAACAGTTCCGCATTGGCTAAATTGACGCTGCCATCGTCATTCTGCGTGACTTCGGGATGGATGGCTTTGTGTGCCAGATAAACCAGAAACGGTTTGTCGTGTCGTCGCCGGATGAACTCCACCACGTAGCCGCTCAAAATATCTGTGATGTAGCCCGATGGTTTGACGGATTTGCCGTCTTCGTTGATCTCGGGATTGAGATAGGTGCCTTGTCCTTTGAAACTCACCCAGCGATCAAAACCCGGTCGCGGCTTGTCATCATTGCCCATGTGCCATTTGCCGATGAAGGCGGTTTCGTATCCCGATTGATTAAGCAGACGAGGAAAAGTTTCGAGCCTGTGACTGGCGGCAGAGCGATCAACATTGTCTGTGATGCCGTGGGTGTGGGCATATTGCCCGGTAAGCAAACTGGCGCGCGAAGGCGAACAAAGTGGCGTCGTCATAAAGGCATTGCGAAATAATCCACCCTCTTTGCCGAGACGGTCAATGTTAGGCGTTTTGATAAACGGATGCCCGACGATACCGAGTTCATCCCATCGTAAATCATCAATCAGGATGAAGACGATGTTGGGGCGTGACGGTTGGCGCGGGGCAGATTGCGCCGGACAGTGAGAGGCTGCGAGCAGCAGGGTGATGGCGATGGCAATTAGATGTTTTTTCATGGCAATGACCTTTCCAGAGCGAAGCGCCCGGTCGGGTGAATGTCCGCGCCAGCCCCCCTGAATAAGGGGAATTTCCCAGCCAAATTTGTTCACCGTGAAAACCATAATTTCAGCAACGCAGG
Proteins encoded in this region:
- a CDS encoding PQQ-binding-like beta-propeller repeat protein, yielding MKFQNLFFSFNAHLKLSTIFMLTILAFTLRSVTAQQAGVFTNAQAARGQALYDKRCAACHGANLTGGSSVPLVGARFMAKWGQGKHSVDELYYITRTQMPYGAAATMTNQEYIDMVAYILKANGYRSGERELSTDSATLQKIIIRPQTAAKGDAIETVSSNTGKSATANAQATLTGPTQQELNAAATNSSDWLLTNHDYAGTRFVDLKQINRQNAASLRPVFMYQAGDTNTFHTNPLVYRGVMILTTADSTIAIDATSGQVKWRYNWRLKGKPGWPVQRGVAIKDGYVVRGTYDGYLIALDIATGKLLWDRAIVDMTKNEGGFTMPPMIYEDLIIIGPAGSELGVKGWIGAFRLKDGSEVWRFNTIPDDGEPGAETWGKADARLKGGGSLWTPVSLDTAQNLLYFAVANPAPDFYGEARPGANLYTNCMVALDVRTGKLQWYYQVVPHDTHDWDLTQASPLFTATVNGKLRKLAATVGKSGVLHVVDRETHEKVYEVPVSSQLNADVPLTTQGVRVCPGIQGGVLWSGPAFNPRTNMLYVNSVEWCGTFGVAKELRYIEGQFYMGGFSRLDPIEQARGWLTAIDASTGKVQWRYKSNRQMVATVTTTSADLIFTGEITGDFLVLDARNGKELYRFNTGGPINGGVITYAINGKQYVAVMSGNATAFWQARPGSSTAIVFALP
- a CDS encoding sulfatase translates to MKKHLIAIAITLLLAASHCPAQSAPRQPSRPNIVFILIDDLRWDELGIVGHPFIKTPNIDRLGKEGGLFRNAFMTTPLCSPSRASLLTGQYAHTHGITDNVDRSAASHRLETFPRLLNQSGYETAFIGKWHMGNDDKPRPGFDRWVSFKGQGTYLNPEINEDGKSVKPSGYITDILSGYVVEFIRRRHDKPFLVYLAHKAIHPEVTQNDDGSVNLANAELFIPAERHKNLYTGKAIPHRPNYGRAPTDKPALQRPIGNLPSLGVATVTGDEAILGRARTLAAIDEGVGEILKALQETGQLDNTVIVFTSDNGYFYGEHGLSVERRLAYEESIRMPLLVRYPKAIRAGTVRDELALNIDLAPSLLELAGVAVPNTMQGRSLVPLLAGRQRAWRNSFLIEYYSDKVFPRVLQMGYKAVRNARWKYIHYLELQGMDELYDLKTDPYEMKNLIAKPDAARALAAMQRTMERLLKETD